A single Filimonas effusa DNA region contains:
- a CDS encoding efflux RND transporter permease subunit, which produces MKLKSNAVEWAMRFKAFPLSLAAVLFLVGIYALFNMPRNEFPEFTVRQGLVIGYYPGASSQQVEEQLTKKVEEYLFSFNEVNKAKTYSYSRDGMMYVFVEVANNVNSGDTKAFWNKLKNGVLLLKAQLPQEVKGIMVNSDYGNTSAILLAVESPSRSYKGLQKNVEDIEDGLREIEDLARITRVGSLNEQISIYVDNNKLINYGITSGYLMQALQKEGAISPTGTLEGDAADRPIHLTSFFKTETDLANQIIKTDKDGNVVRLRDISTITREYDSPDSYVTANGTKCIVISMEMTAGKNIVHFGEKVDKKLAELGPRLPADIKLSKLANQPEVVNESIGHFMKEFGFALIGVIIVAVFLLPFRVAAVAAATIPITIAATLALMYTFGLELNTVTLAALIIVLGIVVDDPIVVIDNHIEKLDHGMSVWDAAKESARELFPSVFTATLAIAATFTPLIFFMSGIAADFIKVFPFTIIIALTLSLVISMLLVPYFNTLFIKKGLQHGNKKTDKKSLLDRIQKVFNKQVRNAIDHYVITIGLGVLSIIAGGFFMSKLPQQLFPKVERNQFAMEIYLPNGQRLEQTDSIVKHMERIMANDKRITNYTSFIGTSSPRFHTVYAPQLPAKNYAQILINTTTEKTTEEILSEYAEKYGNAFPMAYVRLKQLNMISAPAPIEVRISGNDLTVLKRTADTVKRIAEKQPGIVWVRTDYEQPQHAIHLDINNEEASRLGVTKEDISNVVAMNMQGLKATQVWENGYAVDVKVKTDKKVRTSTEELLDLSVPVQTSRTIVPLRQVADLKAEWQDGQIVRRNGVRTLTVRMDVKQGEVATSLLNKFKGQVEAIQLPAGTHIGYGGELEMQKENEGPMAGSLLISIIVIFLILVWHFKHVKYALLSITTMPLSVLGAGLGLMLMRYPFGFTSFIGLLALCGIVVRNGIILIDFAEELRQNEGYSVKDAARIAAERRMRPIFLTSTAAAVGVIPMIISRSSLWGPLGTVICFGLLVSMVLTLFVLPALYWLFFHKEEQKRNAAEAVH; this is translated from the coding sequence ATGAAATTAAAAAGCAATGCAGTGGAATGGGCCATGCGGTTCAAGGCCTTTCCGCTATCGCTGGCGGCTGTTTTGTTCCTGGTGGGAATATATGCGCTGTTTAATATGCCCAGGAACGAGTTTCCTGAATTTACGGTACGGCAGGGATTGGTGATCGGGTATTATCCCGGCGCATCCTCACAGCAGGTAGAGGAGCAACTCACGAAGAAGGTAGAAGAATACCTGTTTAGTTTTAATGAGGTGAACAAGGCAAAGACCTATTCTTATTCCCGTGATGGAATGATGTATGTTTTTGTGGAAGTAGCCAATAATGTAAACAGCGGCGATACCAAAGCCTTCTGGAACAAGCTCAAGAATGGCGTATTGTTGCTGAAGGCACAGTTGCCACAGGAAGTAAAAGGCATCATGGTTAACAGTGATTATGGGAATACTTCTGCAATACTGCTGGCAGTGGAATCGCCATCCCGCTCTTACAAAGGACTACAAAAAAATGTGGAGGATATAGAAGATGGGTTACGTGAAATAGAGGACCTGGCACGTATCACAAGAGTTGGCAGCTTAAATGAGCAGATCAGCATTTATGTAGATAACAACAAGCTTATTAACTACGGTATTACTTCCGGTTACCTGATGCAGGCTTTGCAGAAAGAAGGCGCTATTAGTCCTACCGGTACACTGGAAGGTGATGCTGCAGACCGGCCGATACATCTTACCTCCTTTTTTAAAACAGAAACCGACCTGGCCAACCAGATCATCAAGACTGATAAGGATGGCAATGTAGTAAGGCTGCGGGATATTTCTACCATTACCCGCGAATACGATAGTCCTGATTCGTATGTAACCGCAAACGGGACGAAGTGTATTGTGATCAGTATGGAGATGACTGCTGGAAAGAACATTGTTCATTTTGGAGAGAAGGTAGATAAAAAGCTGGCTGAATTAGGTCCGCGGTTACCGGCGGATATTAAGTTGTCAAAACTAGCCAATCAACCTGAGGTGGTTAACGAGTCCATAGGCCACTTTATGAAGGAGTTTGGCTTTGCGTTGATAGGAGTTATAATAGTTGCCGTATTTCTGCTGCCGTTTCGTGTGGCTGCGGTGGCAGCGGCAACTATTCCTATTACCATTGCGGCGACGCTGGCGCTTATGTACACCTTTGGGCTGGAGCTAAATACGGTAACCCTTGCTGCATTGATCATTGTGCTGGGTATTGTAGTTGATGATCCGATAGTGGTAATAGACAACCATATAGAAAAGCTTGATCATGGGATGAGCGTGTGGGATGCTGCCAAAGAAAGTGCAAGAGAGCTGTTCCCTTCGGTATTTACAGCTACATTGGCTATTGCGGCCACTTTTACACCGCTTATTTTCTTTATGTCGGGTATTGCCGCCGATTTTATCAAAGTGTTCCCGTTCACCATTATTATAGCCTTAACACTTTCACTGGTGATCTCGATGTTGCTTGTCCCCTATTTCAATACACTTTTCATAAAGAAGGGATTACAACATGGTAATAAAAAGACGGATAAAAAATCATTGCTTGACAGGATACAGAAGGTGTTTAATAAGCAGGTACGTAATGCCATTGACCATTATGTTATTACCATAGGATTGGGAGTGTTGTCGATTATAGCAGGAGGTTTCTTTATGTCGAAGCTGCCGCAGCAGTTGTTTCCCAAGGTAGAACGCAACCAGTTTGCAATGGAGATCTACCTGCCTAACGGCCAGCGGCTGGAGCAAACCGATAGTATTGTGAAACATATGGAGCGTATTATGGCCAACGACAAACGTATCACCAACTATACAAGTTTTATTGGCACCTCCTCTCCACGTTTCCATACCGTTTATGCTCCGCAGTTGCCTGCAAAGAATTACGCCCAAATATTGATCAATACAACGACGGAAAAGACAACAGAGGAAATCCTTTCTGAATATGCGGAGAAATATGGCAATGCCTTTCCGATGGCTTATGTGCGGTTAAAGCAACTGAATATGATCAGCGCTCCCGCTCCTATTGAAGTGCGTATATCGGGAAATGATCTTACTGTGTTGAAGCGTACTGCAGATACTGTTAAAAGGATTGCTGAAAAGCAACCGGGTATTGTTTGGGTGCGTACTGATTACGAACAGCCTCAACATGCGATTCATCTTGATATCAATAACGAGGAGGCTTCGCGTTTGGGGGTTACGAAAGAAGATATCTCCAATGTTGTGGCCATGAACATGCAGGGCCTGAAGGCAACACAGGTATGGGAGAATGGTTATGCTGTGGATGTAAAAGTAAAAACCGATAAAAAGGTAAGGACCAGTACTGAAGAACTTCTGGATTTGAGCGTACCTGTGCAAACCAGCCGCACTATTGTTCCGTTACGCCAGGTAGCAGACCTGAAAGCTGAATGGCAGGATGGGCAGATAGTACGCCGTAATGGAGTGCGGACACTTACTGTTAGGATGGATGTAAAACAGGGAGAGGTTGCTACAAGCCTGCTGAACAAGTTTAAGGGCCAGGTTGAGGCTATCCAGTTACCGGCGGGCACCCATATAGGTTACGGCGGGGAGCTGGAGATGCAGAAAGAAAATGAAGGGCCTATGGCAGGCTCCCTTCTTATCAGCATCATCGTTATCTTCCTCATCCTGGTATGGCATTTCAAACACGTGAAATATGCGCTGCTTAGTATTACAACCATGCCTTTGAGTGTGCTTGGGGCAGGCTTAGGTTTGATGTTAATGCGTTATCCTTTTGGATTTACTTCGTTTATAGGTTTATTGGCCTTGTGTGGTATAGTGGTCAGGAATGGTATCATTCTTATCGATTTTGCAGAAGAGCTCAGGCAGAATGAAGGTTACAGTGTGAAAGATGCTGCGAGGATTGCTGCAGAGCGCAGGATGCGTCCTATTTTCCTAACATCAACTGCTGCTGCTGTTGGGGTGATACCTATGATCATCAGCCGTTCTTCGTTATGGGGGCCGCTGGGAACGGTTATATGTTTTGGATTGCTGGTGTCTATGGTGTTAACCCTGTTTGTGCTGCCTGCTCTTTACTGGCTATTTTTTCATAAGGAAGAGCAAAAGCGTAATGCAGCGGAGGCCGTACATTAA
- a CDS encoding efflux RND transporter periplasmic adaptor subunit translates to MQRVKSVIRPFAIGMALTGIVSCGNDSGQPVSKIPVNVAVLALNSSSAASSKGSLEYTGTVTAGKTIDLSFQVGGTVTSLPVKEGQLVNKGQLIGTVDETAYRSQYDAQQAQVKLAEENYNRIAEVYKKGSIAEIRMIEARSKYEQATAAAKATYQNIVHTRIVAPQSGYIGSKRMEAGSTAGPGMPVVQLLDISSVQVVVPVPEAEVATYKKGTKAQVTVSALNNRAYNGTVDEVAVLATSGSPNYTVKVRVNNSDQSLKPGMVTTVQFEKAITAATTSIQHETIIPAEAVQVDEAGSQYVFVADAGGKQAVRKKVTTGRLYKNGIEVTSGLAGDERVIISGFHKVTDGSPIQIISQ, encoded by the coding sequence ATGCAACGAGTAAAGTCAGTGATCCGGCCTTTTGCTATTGGAATGGCATTAACAGGTATTGTTTCGTGTGGAAATGATTCCGGTCAACCGGTGTCGAAGATCCCGGTGAATGTAGCTGTGTTGGCGCTTAACAGTTCTTCTGCAGCATCATCTAAGGGCAGCCTGGAATATACGGGTACCGTTACGGCCGGGAAAACAATAGATCTTAGTTTCCAGGTGGGAGGTACGGTAACGTCGTTACCAGTTAAAGAAGGGCAGTTAGTGAACAAAGGGCAGTTGATAGGTACGGTAGATGAAACGGCGTATCGCAGCCAGTATGATGCACAGCAGGCCCAGGTAAAGCTGGCCGAGGAAAACTATAACCGGATAGCCGAAGTTTATAAAAAAGGAAGCATAGCAGAAATAAGGATGATAGAAGCCCGTTCAAAATATGAGCAGGCTACTGCGGCGGCGAAGGCAACCTACCAGAATATAGTACATACCAGAATAGTAGCGCCGCAAAGCGGTTACATAGGCAGCAAACGTATGGAAGCGGGCAGCACCGCCGGGCCGGGCATGCCTGTGGTTCAGTTATTGGACATATCATCGGTTCAGGTTGTTGTACCGGTACCTGAGGCAGAAGTTGCCACTTACAAAAAAGGCACCAAAGCACAGGTGACCGTATCTGCTTTAAATAACAGGGCTTATAACGGTACTGTTGATGAAGTGGCAGTACTGGCGACCAGCGGCAGTCCCAACTACACTGTAAAAGTTCGTGTGAACAACAGTGACCAGTCGTTAAAGCCGGGCATGGTTACTACGGTTCAGTTTGAAAAAGCCATAACAGCAGCTACTACGAGCATACAACACGAAACGATTATACCTGCGGAAGCTGTACAGGTGGATGAAGCGGGCAGCCAGTATGTTTTTGTAGCGGATGCAGGCGGCAAGCAGGCAGTGCGTAAAAAAGTAACTACTGGCCGCTTATACAAGAATGGTATAGAAGTCACCTCCGGACTAGCCGGTGATGAACGGGTTATTATATCCGGTTTTCACAAGGTGACAGATGGCTCTCCCATTCAAATTATTTCTCAATAA
- a CDS encoding TetR/AcrR family transcriptional regulator, with product MKEETEHDVVKEHIVKVSKEVFRRYGLSKVSMDDLSKAAGKGRSTLYHYFKNKKEVFEACVLSELSVIMHEASLKLQKKAGTSYNLHIYYSTKLGGIIALKNQYQNLLEDLRLQPEIFGRLSKILMEEETFALQQLLKWGIADNEIAPMDEGELVFLSNALVTAFRSFEMEMALQDKVEDLENRLSWLINILYKGLK from the coding sequence ATGAAAGAGGAAACAGAACACGACGTCGTAAAAGAGCATATTGTCAAGGTCTCGAAGGAGGTCTTCCGGCGATATGGCTTGTCGAAGGTGTCGATGGACGATCTGTCCAAGGCAGCCGGCAAGGGACGCAGTACGCTGTACCACTACTTTAAGAACAAGAAAGAGGTTTTTGAGGCTTGTGTATTGAGCGAATTAAGCGTTATTATGCACGAGGCGTCGTTGAAGTTACAGAAGAAAGCAGGTACAAGTTATAACCTGCATATTTATTACAGTACAAAGCTGGGCGGCATTATTGCCTTAAAGAACCAGTATCAGAATTTGCTGGAGGACTTGCGTCTTCAGCCTGAAATTTTCGGGCGGTTATCAAAAATATTAATGGAGGAGGAAACTTTTGCGTTACAGCAGTTGTTGAAATGGGGGATTGCTGATAATGAGATCGCGCCAATGGATGAAGGAGAGCTTGTTTTTCTCTCCAATGCGCTTGTTACGGCCTTCCGGAGCTTTGAGATGGAAATGGCGTTACAGGATAAAGTCGAGGACCTGGAAAACCGTTTGTCCTGGCTCATTAATATTCTGTATAAGGGGCTGAAGTAA
- a CDS encoding NAD(P)H-dependent oxidoreductase produces MKHLIIYAHPNSTSLNHYLKQVIVNALEAKEHDIILRDLYELNFSPVLSLPDIQGQRMGQVAEDVAKEQQYIREADFISFIYPIWWTGMPAIMKGYIDRVFSYGFAYRYDNGVQKGLLQGKKAAVINTHGKSAAEYNAKGMDKALLLTSDEGVYRYCGLTVERHFFFDGADKAGSEVIANWQLQLEQFYSRPVL; encoded by the coding sequence ATGAAGCATCTTATCATTTATGCGCATCCAAACAGCACAAGTCTGAATCATTATCTTAAGCAGGTTATTGTCAATGCATTGGAAGCAAAGGAGCACGACATTATCCTAAGAGATCTGTATGAATTGAATTTTAGCCCTGTACTGTCGTTACCAGATATCCAGGGGCAACGAATGGGCCAGGTTGCGGAAGATGTAGCAAAAGAGCAGCAATACATCAGAGAAGCCGATTTCATCAGTTTTATCTATCCTATCTGGTGGACAGGCATGCCGGCTATCATGAAGGGGTATATTGATCGTGTATTTAGTTATGGTTTTGCCTACCGGTATGATAATGGTGTTCAGAAGGGGCTATTACAGGGGAAGAAAGCTGCTGTCATCAACACGCATGGCAAGTCGGCAGCAGAATACAATGCAAAGGGGATGGACAAAGCTCTACTGCTGACATCTGATGAAGGCGTATACCGTTATTGCGGATTAACAGTAGAAAGGCATTTTTTCTTTGATGGCGCCGATAAGGCAGGTTCTGAGGTTATAGCAAACTGGCAGTTGCAACTGGAGCAGTTCTATTCTAGGCCAGTTCTTTAA
- a CDS encoding helix-turn-helix domain-containing protein gives MDITGLHNGRITVPAAFEQVFSHFYYAVNSGPQTISKTLLPGFQTILVFSFGTPVTLLSGNAEIAMDKCMVLGPIKRAFDYLLPPGSDLLVANFKNDAFYRFFGEQVMSNIPIATDALSGDNCFTGLWQVLREIKMPEARVDAILKYAAPYLGQQHITASLLLQQDTYLNLVKTIARDTNQTERNVQLQQKKQFGYSLQEIIRYRRFLKAVNLVQDKLATGALKIDWFDIIVACDYYDQSQLVHDFKHFLNLTPGAFLRFQENICRPLP, from the coding sequence GTGGATATAACAGGGTTACATAATGGTAGAATTACTGTACCTGCTGCATTTGAGCAGGTGTTCTCTCATTTCTATTACGCGGTGAATTCCGGCCCGCAGACAATAAGCAAAACATTGCTACCCGGATTTCAAACGATTCTCGTTTTCAGCTTTGGTACGCCTGTTACACTTTTATCCGGAAATGCCGAAATAGCGATGGACAAGTGTATGGTATTAGGTCCTATCAAGAGGGCTTTTGACTATCTATTGCCGCCTGGCTCCGATCTTCTTGTTGCGAATTTTAAAAACGATGCCTTTTACCGGTTTTTTGGTGAGCAGGTGATGTCCAATATTCCGATAGCAACCGATGCGCTGAGCGGGGATAATTGTTTTACCGGGCTGTGGCAGGTTTTAAGAGAGATAAAGATGCCGGAAGCCCGTGTGGATGCTATCCTGAAGTATGCAGCTCCCTATCTTGGGCAACAGCATATCACAGCTTCGTTACTGTTGCAGCAGGACACGTACCTGAACCTGGTAAAAACAATTGCCAGGGATACCAACCAGACAGAACGTAATGTACAATTGCAGCAGAAAAAGCAGTTTGGCTACAGTCTTCAGGAAATTATCCGCTACAGGCGTTTTTTGAAAGCTGTGAATCTTGTGCAGGATAAGCTTGCTACAGGAGCCCTTAAAATTGATTGGTTTGATATTATTGTAGCGTGTGATTACTATGATCAAAGCCAGCTGGTGCATGATTTTAAACATTTTCTAAATCTTACACCGGGTGCTTTCCTCCGTTTCCAGGAAAACATATGCCGTCCTCTCCCGTGA
- the dctA gene encoding C4-dicarboxylate transporter DctA: MKYLKILYVQVLIGIALGVIAGALIPAVANPAKLISETFISMIRMVIAPVIFLTIVSGIAGAGDMKKVGRVGLKSLLYFEIVTTLALIIGLVTANLLKPGAGVPKASSKPSAQVAEYAQKAHDINWAEFFTHIVPSNVIDAFAKGDILQVLFFSILFGIGLKMLGNAGNSFLGSLNTINKVLFNVLKIIMRLSPIGAFGGMAYTIGKFGFSTLIILGKLMITFYLTGFCFIFIVLHLVCRYYNINLWKLLGYIKEELLIILGSSSSEAVLPSVMQKLTDAGCEKEVVGLVIPTGYSFNLDGTTIYLSMSVIFLAQAYNVNLTLSQQLTVIGILLLTSKGAAAVTGSGFIVLASTLSALKIIPIESLALLIGVDRFMSEGRAIINFIGNTIATVVIAKSENALDTATYQRVVNKKAIVIPSEPPPMSQAV, from the coding sequence ATGAAGTATTTAAAGATCTTGTATGTGCAGGTGCTTATTGGCATCGCCCTGGGCGTTATTGCAGGCGCACTGATACCCGCTGTTGCAAACCCTGCAAAGCTGATCAGCGAAACCTTTATTAGTATGATCAGGATGGTGATTGCTCCTGTCATATTTCTCACCATCGTATCAGGAATTGCCGGCGCAGGCGATATGAAAAAGGTGGGCCGCGTCGGACTCAAATCCCTGCTCTATTTCGAAATCGTTACAACATTGGCCCTCATCATTGGACTGGTCACCGCCAACCTGTTAAAACCCGGCGCCGGTGTCCCCAAAGCCTCTTCAAAACCCTCCGCCCAGGTGGCTGAATATGCTCAGAAAGCGCATGATATTAACTGGGCCGAATTCTTCACTCATATCGTCCCGTCTAACGTTATTGACGCCTTTGCAAAAGGAGATATACTGCAGGTCCTGTTCTTCAGTATCCTTTTTGGGATAGGACTTAAAATGCTCGGAAATGCAGGTAATAGTTTCCTTGGCTCCCTGAATACCATCAATAAGGTTTTATTTAATGTACTGAAGATCATTATGCGCCTCAGCCCCATTGGCGCATTCGGAGGTATGGCTTATACGATAGGAAAGTTTGGCTTTTCAACACTTATCATTTTGGGCAAACTAATGATCACTTTTTATCTGACAGGGTTCTGCTTCATCTTTATTGTACTCCATCTGGTATGCCGTTACTATAACATCAATCTGTGGAAACTGCTTGGCTATATAAAAGAAGAGCTCCTTATTATACTTGGCTCCAGCAGCAGCGAAGCAGTATTACCTTCTGTCATGCAAAAACTCACCGATGCAGGATGCGAAAAGGAGGTAGTAGGACTGGTCATCCCCACCGGCTATAGCTTTAATCTCGATGGTACCACCATCTACCTTAGCATGAGCGTTATCTTCCTTGCCCAGGCATACAATGTCAACCTCACCCTAAGCCAGCAACTCACAGTCATTGGCATCCTGCTCCTGACAAGCAAAGGCGCTGCTGCAGTCACGGGAAGTGGATTTATTGTCCTCGCATCAACGCTTTCCGCACTCAAAATTATCCCTATCGAAAGCCTGGCGCTTCTTATTGGTGTCGACCGCTTTATGAGCGAGGGTCGCGCGATCATCAATTTCATAGGAAATACCATCGCCACCGTTGTCATCGCTAAAAGTGAAAATGCATTGGATACAGCTACCTATCAGCGGGTGGTTAACAAAAAAGCGATCGTAATTCCGTCAGAACCACCACCCATGTCTCAGGCAGTATAA
- a CDS encoding helix-turn-helix domain-containing protein yields the protein MVEIFQNIREIYDFTPPCEELAPFIEFFSESSVHKSEMYFNNGHASVKMFPSWTPTLYINLGGSYQIDLENIRHTVNPGQDILILRNGETTRYNLRADRIYTIKFYPGGLEAVLGINQTSFTNQVIDLNYILPPKLLIQMKQPLCFQERTNLVQSFLLRSSGAARKKDYYLKMVNDAIGEYSATGMQLNTSQIAEKLFLTSKTINRYFHQAVGISPKSYFSILRARTALTAFMNNKTSFLPWEYGYYDMSHFNKEMVRFTRQKLTTQL from the coding sequence ATGGTTGAAATATTTCAGAATATCCGTGAAATATACGACTTCACACCACCCTGCGAAGAACTCGCCCCATTCATAGAGTTCTTCTCCGAATCATCAGTGCACAAATCTGAAATGTATTTCAATAATGGCCACGCCAGCGTTAAAATGTTCCCAAGCTGGACTCCTACGCTTTATATCAACCTGGGAGGCTCTTATCAGATCGACCTCGAAAATATCCGCCATACGGTCAACCCAGGACAGGACATTCTCATTTTAAGAAACGGAGAAACCACCCGCTATAATCTGCGCGCAGACCGCATCTACACCATTAAATTCTATCCGGGTGGACTGGAAGCCGTATTGGGCATCAATCAAACCAGCTTTACCAACCAGGTGATAGACCTCAACTACATCCTTCCGCCAAAGCTGCTCATCCAAATGAAACAACCACTATGTTTTCAGGAACGGACCAACCTTGTCCAGTCCTTCCTCCTGAGATCTTCAGGAGCAGCCCGCAAAAAAGATTATTACCTGAAAATGGTCAACGATGCCATAGGAGAGTACTCCGCAACAGGTATGCAGCTGAATACCTCCCAGATCGCCGAAAAACTCTTCCTTACCTCTAAAACCATCAACCGCTACTTCCACCAGGCAGTAGGCATATCCCCCAAAAGCTATTTCTCTATCTTAAGGGCAAGAACAGCCCTCACAGCATTTATGAACAACAAAACCAGCTTTCTGCCCTGGGAATATGGCTACTACGATATGAGCCACTTTAATAAGGAAATGGTCCGCTTTACCCGCCAGAAACTTACCACACAACTGTAA
- a CDS encoding alpha/beta fold hydrolase: MKATCFISLLMWLLAGQHAFSQKYNVTIEPFPGIVKADPRLILKTGYLVVPESRQNPDGPKIKVPFLFVRRPGQDAQKNIILYSTGGPGYSTTAFIDSIAYNSAFLRYGGFIAFDQRGTKRAQPCLDCPEVNEALKRSYREQKNKDSLELIAITQCRQRLLQQNINLSAYNTIECAEDINDLRLALNIDSLVLAGISYSGGLMMTVARIHPEAVRMLFLNSPLPTFVNYEEHSFLNFNEALDNIFENVRRDSTATPVYGNLETRFHEYFTHITGKEFCLIYFDKEKKDSIRITYTKQELLATIANRMNAGQVRTVPFVISELISGHHKNYVTEILDEQFSGDKQLSLGMRYSFYCSEQIQYTNPRLEQQQFNLLPWFSGSKFNNVDQPACNCWQVTPEPNTTKEPLYSNIPAIISAGDIDPWCRPFYNRLIKRYMPNSQLLTIHDRGHAPGYTVDKVDYLDLFMKDPYKKLTPQSKNIIIE, from the coding sequence ATGAAAGCAACCTGTTTCATCTCCCTTCTAATGTGGCTGCTGGCTGGCCAACACGCCTTTAGCCAAAAATATAATGTCACTATCGAACCCTTTCCCGGTATAGTAAAAGCCGATCCCCGCCTTATCCTGAAAACCGGCTACCTCGTAGTCCCCGAAAGCAGGCAAAACCCAGACGGTCCCAAAATAAAGGTCCCCTTTCTGTTTGTTCGCCGCCCCGGTCAGGATGCACAAAAGAATATAATCCTGTACAGCACAGGCGGCCCGGGATACAGTACTACAGCCTTTATCGATAGCATCGCCTATAACTCAGCCTTCCTCAGGTACGGCGGATTTATAGCTTTTGATCAGCGCGGCACCAAAAGAGCACAACCCTGCCTCGATTGCCCCGAAGTGAATGAAGCGCTTAAACGAAGCTATAGAGAACAAAAAAACAAAGACTCACTCGAACTCATTGCCATCACCCAATGCCGCCAACGCCTTCTGCAACAGAATATCAACTTGTCAGCCTACAATACCATCGAATGCGCTGAAGATATAAACGACCTTCGCCTCGCTTTAAACATCGACTCCCTGGTCCTGGCAGGCATCTCCTATAGCGGTGGCCTTATGATGACAGTCGCACGCATTCACCCCGAAGCAGTACGCATGCTCTTTCTTAACTCACCCCTTCCAACCTTCGTTAACTACGAAGAACATAGCTTTCTAAACTTCAACGAAGCGCTTGACAATATCTTCGAAAATGTCAGGCGCGACTCAACTGCTACTCCCGTTTACGGAAACCTCGAAACGCGTTTTCACGAATACTTTACCCATATCACCGGAAAAGAGTTTTGCTTAATTTACTTCGATAAGGAAAAAAAAGATAGCATCCGTATCACCTACACCAAACAGGAACTCCTGGCTACCATTGCAAACCGTATGAACGCCGGACAGGTAAGAACTGTACCTTTCGTTATCAGCGAACTCATAAGCGGCCACCACAAAAACTATGTAACAGAAATACTCGACGAACAATTCTCAGGCGATAAACAGCTCTCGCTCGGCATGCGTTATTCTTTTTATTGCAGCGAACAAATTCAGTACACCAATCCCCGCCTCGAACAACAACAGTTTAACCTGCTGCCTTGGTTCTCCGGATCTAAATTTAACAATGTAGATCAGCCGGCCTGTAATTGCTGGCAGGTAACCCCGGAACCTAACACCACCAAAGAGCCCCTGTATTCCAATATACCTGCAATCATTTCAGCAGGCGACATCGACCCATGGTGCCGCCCTTTCTATAACCGGCTTATTAAAAGATATATGCCTAATAGCCAGCTCCTCACTATTCATGATAGGGGACATGCCCCCGGCTATACCGTAGATAAGGTGGATTATCTGGACTTATTTATGAAAGATCCATATAAAAAACTGACTCCCCAATCCAAAAACATCATCATAGAATAA